One Tenrec ecaudatus isolate mTenEca1 chromosome 12, mTenEca1.hap1, whole genome shotgun sequence DNA segment encodes these proteins:
- the OGDHL gene encoding 2-oxoglutarate dehydrogenase-like, mitochondrial isoform X2 → MSSLRLLVSRLGPQATKFLALRDAQVLSWQRRSSGPPATFPNSRGGSGSSYMEEMYFAWLENPQSVHKIRGHHVAQLDPLGILDADLDSFVPSDLITTIDKLAFYDLREADLDKEFQLPMTTFIGGTESTLSLREIIRRLESTYCQHIGLEFMFINDVEQCQWIRQKFETPGVMRFSSAEKRTLLARLVRSMRFEDFLARKWSSEKRFGLEGCEVMIPALKTIIDKSSEMGIENVILGMPHRGRLNVLANVIRKELEQIFCQFDPKLEAADEGSGDVKYHLGMYHERINRATNRNITLSLVANPSHLEAVNPVVQGKTKAEQFYRGDSEGKKIMSILVHGDAAFAGQGVVYETFHLSDLPSYTTNGTVHIVVNNQIGFTTDPRMARSSPYPTDVARVVNAPIFHVNADDPEAVIYVCSVAAEWRNTFNKDVVVDLVCYRRRGHNEMDEPMFTQPLMYKQIHRQVPVLKKYADKLIAQGIVTLQEFEEEIAKYDRICEEAYGRSKDKKILDIKHWLDSPWPGFFNMDGEPKSMTCPATGIPENMLTHIGTVASSVPLEGFRIHPGLSRILRGRADMIKKQMVDWALAEYMAFGSLLKEGIHVRLSGQDVERGTFSHRHHVLHDQDVDRRTCVPMNHLWPDQAPYTVCNSSLSEYGVLGFELGYAMASPNALVLWEAQFGDFHNTAQCIIDQFISTGQAKWVRHNGIVLLLPHGMEGMGPEHSSARPERFLQMSNDDSDAYPAFTEDFEVSQLYDCNWIVVNCSTPASYFHVLRRQILLPFRKPLIIFTPKSLLRHPDAKSSFDQMVSGTSFQRVIPEDGAAVQAPEQVRRLIFCTGKVYYDLVKERSSQGLERQVAITRLEQISPFPFDLIKQEAEKYQGAELVWCQEEHKNMGYYDYISPRFMTILSRARPIWYVGRDPAAAPATGNRNTHLVSLKKFLDTAFNLQAFEGQTF, encoded by the exons ATCCGGGGCCACCATGTGGCTCAGTTGGACCCACTGGGCATTCTGGATGCAGACCTGGACTCCTTTGTGCCCTCTGATTTAATCACAACCATTGATAAGTTGG CCTTCTATGATCTACGAGAGGCTGATTTAGATAAGGAATTCCAGCTGCCCATGACCACCTTCATTGGGGGCACAGAAAGCACCCTTTCTCTGCGGGAAATCATTCGTCGCCTGGAG AGCACCTATTGTCAGCACATTGGCCTGGAGTTCATGTTCATTAATGATGTAGAACAGTGCCAGTGGATCCGGCAGAAGTTCGAGACCCCTGGTGTCATGCGATTCTCCAGTGCAGAGAAACGGACCCTGCTGGCGCGGTTGGTGCGCTCCATGAG GTTCGAAGACTTCCTGGCTCGCAAGTGGTCCTCAGAGAAGCGGTTTGGCCTTGAGGGCTGTGAGGTCATGATTCCTGCCCTCAAGACCATTATAGATAAATCCAGTGAGATGGGGATTGAGAACGTCATCTTGGGAATGCCTCACAG GGGCAGACTGAATGTGCTGGCGAACGTGATTCGGAAGGAGCTGGAGCAGATCTTCTGCCAGTTTGACCCCAAGTTGGAGGCAGCAGATGAG GGCTCTGGAGATGTCAAATATCACCTGGGCATGTACCACGAGAGAATCAATCGGGCCACAAACAGGAATATCACTTTGTCACTTGTGGCCAATCCCTCCCACCTCGAGGCTGTGAACCCTGTGGTGCAAGGAAAGACAAAGGCTGAGCAGTTCTACCGTGGGGACTCCGAGGGCAAGAAG ATCATGTCCATTCTAGTACATGGGGATGCTGCCTTTGCCGGTCAGGGCGTGGTCTACGAGACCTTCCACCTGAGCGACCTGCCCTCGTATACCACCAATGGTACTGTGCACATCGTTGTCAACAACCAG ATCGGCTTCACCACAGACCCCCGAATGGCTCGCTCCTCACCATATCCCACGGACGTGGCCCGTGTGGTTAACGCACCCATCTTCCACGTGAATGCCGATGACCCAGAGGCGGTGATATATGTATGCAGTGTGGCAGCTGAGTGGAGGAACACCTTCAACAAAGATGTCGTTGTAGACCTG GTTTGCTACCGCCGGCGTGGCCACAATGAGATGGACGAGCCCATGTTCACACAGCCTCTCATGTACAAGCAGATCCACAGGCAGGTGCCTGTGCTGAAGAAGTATGCAGATAAGCTCATTGCTCAGGGCATCGTCACCCTTCAGGAATTTGAG GAAGAAATTGCCAAGTATGACAGAATCTGTGAGGAGGCTTATGGAAGATCCAAGGACAAAAAGATCCTGGATATCAAACACTGGCTAGATTCTCCTTGGCCAG GCTTTTTCAACATGGATGGAGAGCCTAAGAGCATGACGTGCCCAGCCACCGGCATTCCTGAGAACATGCTGACCCACATCGGTACTGTGGCCAGTTCTGTGCCCCTGGAGGGCTTCAGAATCCACCCAG GTCTTTCTCGTATCCTGCGGGGTCGGGCAGACATGATCAAGAAGCAGATGGTGGACTGGGCACTGGCAGAGTATATGGCCTTCGGCTCCCTCCTAAAGGAGGGCATCCACGTCCGGCTGAGTGGGCAGGACGTGGAGAGAGGCACGTTCAG CCACAGGCACCATGTTCTCCATGACCAGGACGTTGACCGGAGGACATGCGTGCCCATGAACCACCTCTGGCCTGACCAGGCACCCTACACCGTGTGCAACAGCTCCCTCTCGGAATATGGGGTCCTGG GCTTTGAGCTCGGCTATGCCATGGCTAGTCCTAATGCCCTGGTCCTCTGGGAGGCTCAGTTTGGTGACTTCCACAACACAGCCCAGTGCATCATCGACCAGTTCATCAGCACTGGCCAAGCCAAGTGGGTGCGGCACAATGGCATCGTACTGCTGTTACCCCACGGCATGGAGGGCATG GGCCCAGAGCACTCTTCGGCAAGGCCTGAGAGGTTTCTGCAGATGAGCAATGATGACTCAGATGCCTACCCC GCATTCACTGAGGATTTCGAGGTGAGCCAGCTCTATGACTGCAACTGGATTGTGGTCAACTGCTCCACACCAGCCAGCTATTTCCACGTTCTACGCCGGCAGATCTTGCTGCCCTTTCGAAAACCT CTGATCATCTTCACACCCAAATCTCTGCTGAGGCACCCAGACGCCAAGTCCAGCTTTGACCAGATGGTATCTG GGACCAGCTTCCAGCGAGTGATCCCTGAGGATGGGGCTGCAGTGCAGGCTCCGGAGCAGGTACGGCGCCTCATCTTCTGCACAGGCAAGGTGTACTATGATCTGGTGAAGGAGCGGAGCAGCCAGGGCTTGGAACGGCAAGTGGCCATCACACGCCTGGAACAG ATATCTCCATTCCCCTTTGACCTGATCAAGCAGGAGGCAGAGAAGTACCAAGGTGCAGAGCTGGTCTGGTGCCAGGAGGAGCACAAGAACATGGGCTACTACGACTACATCAGTCCACGCTTTATGACCATCCTGAGCCGCGCGCGGCCCATCTG GTATGTTGGCCGTGACCCAGCAGCTGCACCAGCTACCGGAAATAGGAATACTCACCTGGTGtcactgaagaagtttctagacACTGCTTTCAATCTTCAGGCCTTTGAGGGCCAGACCTTTTAG